The following are encoded in a window of Bos indicus x Bos taurus breed Angus x Brahman F1 hybrid chromosome 4, Bos_hybrid_MaternalHap_v2.0, whole genome shotgun sequence genomic DNA:
- the DNAJB9 gene encoding dnaJ homolog subfamily B member 9 — protein sequence MATPQSVFIFAICILMITELILASKSYYDILGVPKSASERQVKKAFHKLAMKYHPDKNKSPDAEAKFREIAEAYETLSDANRRKEYDTLGHNAFTNGKGQRASGSPFEHSFNFNFDDLFKDFDFFGQNQNTRSKKHFENHFQTRQDGSSRQRHHFQEFSFGGGLFDDMFEDMEKMFSFSGFDTTNNGHTVQTENRFHGSSKHCRTVTQRRGNMVTTYTDCSGQ from the exons ATGGCTACTCCCCAATCAGTTTTCATCTTTgcaatctgcattttaatgaTAACTGAATTAATTTTGGCTTCCAAAAGTTACTATGATATCTTAGGTGTGCCAAAGTCGGCCTCGGAGCGCCAAGTCAAGAAGGCCTTTCACAAGTTGGCCATGAAATACCATCCTGATAAAAATAAGAGCCCTGATGCTGAAGCAAAATTCAGAGAGATTGCAGAAG catATGAAACTCTCTCAGATGCTAATAGGCGGAAAGAATATGATACACTTGGACATAATGCTTTTACTAATGGTAAAGGACAAAGAGCTAGTGGAAGTCCTTTTGAGCACTCATTTAACTTCAATTTTGATGACTTATTTAAGGACTTTGATTTTTTTGGTCAAAACCAAAATACTCGGTCCAAGAAGCATTTTGAAAATCACTTCCAGACACGCCAGGATGGTTCCAGTAGACAAAGGCACCATTTCCAGGAGTTTTCTTTTGGAGGTGGTTTGTTTGATGACATGTttgaagatatggagaaaatgttttcttttagtgGTTTTGACACCACCAACAATGGACATACAGTACAGACTGAAAATAGATTCCATGGATCTAGCAAGCACTGTAGGACTGTCACTCAACGAAGAGGAAATATGGTTACTACATACACTGACTGTTCAGGACAGTAG